A window of the Cystobacter fuscus genome harbors these coding sequences:
- a CDS encoding DsbA family protein, which translates to MLTLVPALGCKERAPRPLVLPAVERTWVPLSGLPLRGPATAQVTLLVFCDFQSPYCARAAERLRELKLANGDALRIQYRFNPLPLYPQSQLAAEASVAAAEQGQFWRYHDILFAHQDALDRASLERHAQELGLDLPRFRDALDTERARQKVDDDSLLAGKLQARGAPVFYVNGRPVRGLVPTDVLQKLIDEEKAVARSVLDSGVEPKALYQRIAGRDSATENPPATSTTSTALPENPPATSSAPPEPAPVPNVSLSDPDPVYKVPVGESPSRGPADAKVTIVLWSDFECTRCGSFEAALDTAMASAPRDVRVVWKFRPVVDHLGALLASEAALAAGKQGKFWQMHDKLFADPDFEQPKLEEHARQLGLDLAAFHTALEERTYSEQVARDLELSEELAIGNLPTLFINGRRLEYGGGGRSQPNVALTAEALRERIQQELQAAQRLVKQGVPAAKLYETLTAQGQEFGPPVGEIPALPTGLYAVDVGDSPVRGPQDAPITIVTFSDFQCPYCARLEKTLARVRSHYGDKVRIVWKDAPNMEIHPGAMVAHEAARAAGEQGRFWEMHDRIFSRPFVLRRSTFEQYAAGLGLDLARFREALDSGRFQAAIREESAYGVSLAGPSGTPAVFVNGRLLPGAFPFETFRQVIDEELQRRKGP; encoded by the coding sequence TTGCTCACCCTCGTCCCGGCGCTCGGTTGCAAGGAGCGCGCACCTCGTCCTCTCGTGTTGCCCGCCGTGGAGCGCACCTGGGTTCCGCTCAGTGGCCTGCCGCTGCGCGGACCCGCCACCGCCCAGGTGACGCTGCTCGTCTTCTGTGACTTCCAATCCCCCTACTGCGCGCGCGCGGCCGAGCGGCTGCGCGAGTTGAAGCTCGCCAACGGGGACGCGCTGCGCATCCAGTACCGCTTCAACCCGCTGCCGCTCTATCCCCAATCGCAGCTCGCCGCGGAAGCCTCGGTCGCCGCCGCCGAGCAGGGCCAGTTCTGGCGCTACCACGACATCCTCTTCGCCCACCAGGACGCGCTGGATCGCGCCTCGCTCGAGCGCCATGCCCAGGAACTGGGGCTGGATCTGCCGCGCTTTCGCGACGCGCTCGACACCGAGCGGGCCCGCCAGAAGGTGGACGACGACTCGCTGCTCGCTGGCAAGCTCCAGGCGCGCGGCGCCCCGGTCTTCTACGTGAATGGCCGGCCCGTGCGAGGCCTCGTGCCCACCGACGTCCTGCAGAAGCTCATCGACGAGGAGAAGGCGGTGGCGCGCAGCGTGCTCGACAGCGGCGTGGAGCCCAAGGCGCTCTACCAACGCATCGCCGGCCGGGACTCGGCCACCGAGAACCCCCCGGCCACGAGCACCACGAGCACCGCCCTCCCCGAGAACCCCCCGGCCACGAGCAGCGCTCCCCCCGAGCCCGCCCCGGTCCCCAACGTGTCGCTCTCCGATCCGGACCCCGTCTACAAGGTCCCCGTGGGCGAGTCCCCGAGCAGAGGCCCCGCGGACGCCAAGGTGACGATCGTCCTGTGGTCCGACTTCGAATGCACGCGCTGTGGCTCCTTCGAGGCGGCGCTCGACACCGCCATGGCCAGCGCGCCCCGGGACGTGCGCGTGGTGTGGAAGTTCCGCCCGGTGGTGGACCACCTCGGCGCGCTCCTGGCCTCCGAGGCGGCGCTGGCCGCCGGCAAGCAGGGCAAGTTCTGGCAGATGCACGACAAGCTCTTCGCGGACCCGGACTTCGAGCAACCCAAGCTGGAGGAGCACGCGCGGCAGCTCGGTCTGGACCTCGCGGCCTTCCACACGGCGCTCGAGGAGCGGACGTACTCGGAGCAGGTGGCGCGCGATCTGGAGCTCTCCGAAGAGCTGGCCATCGGCAACCTGCCCACCCTGTTCATCAACGGCCGGCGTCTGGAGTACGGCGGGGGAGGACGCAGCCAGCCCAACGTCGCCCTGACGGCGGAGGCGCTGCGCGAGCGCATCCAGCAGGAACTCCAGGCGGCCCAGCGGCTCGTGAAGCAGGGCGTGCCGGCCGCGAAGCTGTACGAGACCCTCACCGCCCAGGGCCAGGAGTTCGGGCCCCCGGTGGGAGAGATTCCCGCGCTGCCCACGGGCCTCTACGCGGTCGACGTGGGGGACTCGCCCGTGCGCGGCCCCCAGGACGCGCCCATCACCATCGTCACGTTCTCCGACTTCCAGTGCCCGTACTGCGCGCGGCTGGAGAAGACGCTCGCCCGGGTGCGCTCGCACTACGGGGACAAGGTCCGCATCGTCTGGAAGGACGCCCCCAACATGGAGATCCACCCGGGCGCGATGGTCGCGCACGAGGCGGCGCGGGCGGCGGGGGAGCAGGGACGCTTCTGGGAGATGCACGATCGCATCTTCAGCCGGCCCTTCGTCCTGCGCCGCTCCACGTTCGAGCAGTACGCGGCCGGGCTGGGGCTGGATCTCGCGCGCTTCCGCGAGGCGCTGGACTCGGGCCGGTTCCAGGCGGCGATCCGCGAGGAGAGCGCGTACGGTGTCAGCCTCGCCGGCCCGAGCGGTACGCCGGCGGTCTTCGTCAACGGGCGGCTGCTTCCGGGCGCCTTCCCCTTCGAGACCTTCCGCCAGGTCATTGACGAGGAACTGCAACGGCGTAAAGGCCCGTGA
- a CDS encoding RlpA-like double-psi beta-barrel domain-containing protein — MKMRTLAGLMVAALSFGMTACGDAEMANDESLPNPGEEGGYVHAMASVTKTLYYEGACSWLKCANGNSATGACGYGCSDSKLAFARDSAQRMTCGQSAKVTANGRTVTATVWDQSCCNRFEGTDGLMTALSISHGDGACRGKGDFDYGYGQASATFVY, encoded by the coding sequence ATGAAGATGCGGACCCTCGCGGGACTGATGGTGGCGGCGCTGTCTTTTGGGATGACGGCGTGCGGTGACGCGGAGATGGCGAACGACGAAAGTCTGCCCAACCCCGGTGAGGAGGGCGGCTACGTGCACGCCATGGCCTCCGTTACCAAGACGCTCTACTACGAGGGGGCGTGTTCGTGGCTCAAGTGCGCCAACGGCAACTCGGCCACGGGCGCCTGCGGTTACGGGTGTAGCGACAGCAAGCTGGCCTTCGCCCGTGACTCCGCCCAGCGCATGACCTGCGGCCAGTCCGCGAAGGTGACGGCCAACGGCCGCACCGTGACCGCGACCGTGTGGGATCAGTCCTGCTGCAACCGTTTCGAGGGCACGGATGGCCTCATGACGGCGCTCAGCATCTCGCACGGCGACGGTGCGTGCCGCGGCAAGGGCGACTTCGACTACGGCTACGGACAGGCCTCCGCTACCTTCGTGTACTGA